From one Coffea eugenioides isolate CCC68of chromosome 11, Ceug_1.0, whole genome shotgun sequence genomic stretch:
- the LOC113751131 gene encoding putative disease resistance protein At1g59780: MICHSMGFPKLKCLELHGLGNLKQWKVEEGAMPELSSLRIRECKVLEMIPDGLRCLTTLEEVSLVEMPELFNNRVRIESGCQQGEDYDKISHVPSVKIHRFVGTTYQVEIVRPSNAV, from the exons ATGATCTGCCACTCAATGGGATTTCCCAAACTAAAATGTCTCGAGCTTCATGGTTTGGGTAACTTAAAGCAGTGGAAAGTGGAAGAAGGGGCCATGCCTGAGCTCTCAAGTTTACGGATACGGGAGTGTAAAGTATTGGAAATGATTCCAGATGGGTTGAGATGTTTGACCACCCTAGAGGAGGTATCTCTAGTGGAAATGCCTGAACTATTCAACAATAGAGTTAGGATAGAGAGTGGTTGTCAACAAGGAGAAGATTATGATAAAATAAGCCACGTGCCTTCAGTTAAAATCCATAG ATTTGTTGGTACAACTTATCAAGTGGAAATTGTTCGTCCAAGCAACGCTGTTTAA
- the LOC113752129 gene encoding putative disease resistance protein At1g50180, producing the protein MPEDILSSILSSAIENIGKLLIEEVKFLRGVREQVTLLRDDLKWIQMFLRYADKKQAARDTIQQWLPEFRAVAYEASDLVEDYALRVSISSNRGFTRALKRTACIARECYTIHALGLEIQSLRTRISNRTKIFGRFVNLIARTEEGESSAPSRQKQLRHTYSFVAEEDVVGLRNDVEKLVEHLLKEGESTGRKIRVASIVGMGGIGKTTLARKVYHHEKLKQCIKGFAWICVSQQWQTKDLLQGILLKLTPENRKQIMKSEQDELAKLLREHLGARRCLIVLDDIWSTDVWDSLKDAILVSEHGTKILLTTRIRDVAEHVGPNGYRHELRFLTEDQSWELLRKKIRESSGEGCEDLDKMKELGKEMLNNCGGLPLAVVVLGGIRRTRTFKEWNEVHENIKSYLDKGEKIGKEGEVPKVLAYSYYDLPWQLKPCFLYLGKFREDSDIGAESLYQMWIGEGMIFENDRREKETIMDVAERYLEELANRCMVEIKKHEEGKCAVTRLKSCRFHDLMRDLCLAKAKEENLYKLVDRSTSRDSPPAIEAQYSLVLHLLPRDISKYNFPPKEQTKHLRSFLCDSLVAKWEYSNPGVRIMSQVKNLKMLRVLAILSFHMASQSCYLKSPLGYVGNLIHLRCLRLRGQNINLPYSLGNLKYLETLDLSGSSRSCRIPNVLWKLEHLRYLYLPDWRWWDAHPKLRLSKQLEILESFDNKICYPKDVCKLSNLRALKAIQQGFGCSFKGVV; encoded by the exons ATGCCCGAAGACATCCTGTCCTCAATCCTATCCTCTGCAATAGAAAATATAGGTAAATTGCTTATTGAAGAAGTAAAGTTTCTACGAGGTGTTCGCGAGCAAGTTACACTCCTTCGTGACGATCTCAAATGGATACAAATGTTCTTAAGATATGCAGATAAGAAACAGGCTGCAAGGGACACTATACAACAGTGGCTTCCGGAATTTAGAGCGGTCGCTTATGAAGCAAGTGATTTGGTTGAAGATTATGCTTTGAGGGTTTCAATTTCAAGCAACAGAGGCTTTACACGTGCTCTAAAGAGGACTGCTTGTATTGCCAGAGAATGTTATACCATTCATGCTTTGGGCTTAGAGATTCAAAGTCTCAGAACTAGGATCTCTAATCGCACCAAAATTTTTGGCCGGTTTGTAAATTTAATTGCCAGAACGGAGGAAGGAGAGTCGAGTGCTCCATCCAGGCAGAAACAATTAAGGCACACTTACTCCTTTGTGGCTGAGGAGGATGTGGTTGGACTGCGTAATGATGTTGAGAAGCTGGTTGAACATTTGCTGAAAGAGGGTGAAAGTACAGGGCGCAAAATAAGAGTGGCTTCGATTGTCGGCATGGGAGGTATAGGCAAAACCACTCTTGCTAGAAAGGTATATCACCATGAAAAATTGAAGCAGTGTATTAAAGGTTTTGCGTGGATTTGTGTGTCACAACAATGGCAAACAAAAGATCTCTTGCAAGGCATTCTACTCAAGCTTACTCCTGAAAACAGAAAACAGATAATGAAGAGCGAACAAGATGAACTAGCAAAGCTGCTTCGAGAGCACTTGGGAGCTAGGAGATGTTTGATAGTCCTCGACGACATCTGGTCAACAGATGTTTGGGATAGCCTAAAAGATGCAATCCTAGTTTCGGAGCATGGAACCAAAATTTTGCTGACAACTCGTATTAGAGACGTGGCAGAACATGTTGGTCCAAATGGTTATCGCCATGAACTGCGTTTTTTGACCGAGGACCAAAGTTGGGAGTTGCTACGAAAGAAAATTAGGGAGAGCAGTGGTGAAG GTTGTGAAGATTTGGACAAGATGAAAGAGTTGGGGAAGGAAATGTTGAATAACTGTGGGGGTCTTCCATTGGCCGTGGTAGTTCTAGGTGGAATTCGTAGAACTAGAACTTTCAAGGAATGGAATGAAGTGCATGAGAATATCAAATCTTATCTGGATAAGGgagaaaaaattggaaaagaagGAGAGGTGCCCAAGGTTTTAGCTTACAGTTACTATGACCTCCCTTGGCAACTAAAACCATGCTTCCTTTACTTGGGTAAATTCAGGGAAGATTCCGACATTGGAGCAGAGAGTTTATATCAGATGTGGATAGGAGAAGGTATGATATTTGAGAATGATAGAAGGGAGAAAGAAACAATAATGGATGTTGCAGAGCGTTACTTGGAAGAGTTAGCAAACAGATGCATGGTTGAAATTAAAAAACATGAGGAGGGGAAGTGTGCGGTGACAAGGCTAAAGTCATGTCGGTTTCATGATCTTATGAGAGATCTATGCTTAGCCAAGGCAAAAGAGGAGAATTTGTATAAGTTGGTCGATCGAAGTACTTCACGAGATTCTCCTCCTGCAATTGAAGCACAGTATAGTTTAGTCCTTCATTTGCTTCCAAGAGATATCTCTAAATACAACTTTCCACCGAAAGAACAAACTAAGCATCTTCGCTCATTCTTGTGTGATTCGTTGGTAGCCAAATGGGAATATTCTAATCCAGGGGTGAGAATAATGTCCCAAGTCAAGAATTTGAAGATGCTTAGAGTTTTGGCAATTTTATCCTTCCATATGGCCTCCCAAAGTTGTTATCTCAAATCACCTCTGGGGTATGTCGGTAACCTTATCCATTTGAGATGTTTGAGATTGAGAGGTCAGAATATAAACTTGCCATATTCCTTGGGCAATTTAAAGTACTTGGAAACTCTCGATTTATCTGGTAGTTCTCGTTCTTGTAGAATACCAAACGTGCTATGGAAATTGGAACATTTGAGATATCTTTATCTTCCAGACTGGAGGTGGTGGGACGCTCACCCTAAGCTGCGGTTAAGCAAGCAGCTGGAGATACTTGAATCATTCGATAACAAAATTTGCTATCCTAAAGATGTATGCAAATTATCGAATCTCAGAGCTTTGAAAGCAATA CAACAGGGGTTTGGATGTTCTTTCAAGGGTGTTGTTTAG